Proteins found in one Phalacrocorax carbo chromosome 14, bPhaCar2.1, whole genome shotgun sequence genomic segment:
- the BHLHE23 gene encoding class E basic helix-loop-helix protein 23 → MAELKSLGGEAYLALAPGYGPSAFAYGAVRGGAEGPRGTYPGGGGGGGADFHPGALGKSAESSGEQSGDEEDGFEAGVKGGAAFEREGKLKGGALGKKPKEQRSLRLSINARERRRMHDLNDALDGLRSVIPYAHSPSVRKLSKIATLLLAKNYILMQAQALEEMRRLVAYLNQGQALSAPLPATLNPFGQTAVYPFGGTALPGCPEKCTAFTGAASALCKHCNDKP, encoded by the coding sequence ATGGCCGAGCTCAAGTCGCTGGGCGGCGAGGCGTACCTGGCGTTGGCCCCGGGCTATGGCCCGTCGGCTTTCGCCTACGGAGCcgtgcgcggcggcgccgagggCCCGCGGGGGACCTacccggggggcggcggcggcggcggggcggacTTCCACCCCGGGGCGCTGGGCAAGTCGGCGGAGAGCAGCGGAGAGCAGAGCGGCGACGAGGAGGACGGCTTCGAGGCGGGGGTGAAGGGCGGCGCGGCCTTCGAGCGGGAGGGCAAGCTGAAGGGGGGAGCCCTGGGCAAGAAGCCCAAGGAGCAGCGCTCGCTGCGCCTCAGCATCAACGCGCGGGAGCGGCGGAGGATGCACGACCTGAACGACGCCCTGGACGGGCTGCGCTCCGTCATCCCCTACGCCCACAGCCCCTCGGTGCGGAAACTCTCCAAAATCGCCACCCTGCTCCTGGCCAAGAACTACATCCTCATGCAGGCGCAGGCCCTGGAGGAGATGCGGCGGCTGGTGGCCTACCTGAACCAGGGGCAGGCGCTGagcgccccgctgcccgccACCCTCAACCCCTTCGGACAGACAGCCGTCTACCCCTTCGGCGGCACGGCCTTGCCCGGCTGCCCCGAGAAATGCACTGCCTTCACAGGAGCCGCCTCCGCCCTCTGCAAACACTGTAATGACAAGCCTTGA